The following are encoded together in the Blautia obeum ATCC 29174 genome:
- a CDS encoding zinc-dependent alcohol dehydrogenase, giving the protein MSQAKYQFEVRDVELREPDRNEVEVAVKACGFCGHDNILANYAATEWEPFGHEFAGIVTKIGAEVQNVAVGDRVAIETSTFNPFSDAALNGRPDLCTDCTDYMKRKKGDTMGFAERTIVPANLVVNIRDLSFEEACILEPMGVAADLILTADIHLNDDVLLLGAGPIGLMAMQMAKKSGARHIYVAQHSGSKARVDLACKFGADDVIFTDKENLEKYPFPRGGVDKVLVTSPPSTIDLATRVTNPGGKVAFLGIGYGDRAKATFDSNIVHLRKISIIGSNAIPALYFPRCINLLEAGMVDVKSLISHRFKLEDLPTAMAQYLAEKDKAVKAIMVNE; this is encoded by the coding sequence ATGTCACAGGCGAAATATCAGTTTGAAGTCAGAGATGTAGAGTTAAGAGAACCTGACAGAAACGAGGTGGAAGTCGCTGTCAAAGCTTGTGGTTTCTGTGGGCATGATAATATTCTGGCAAATTATGCAGCAACTGAGTGGGAGCCGTTTGGCCATGAATTTGCGGGAATTGTAACCAAAATAGGAGCAGAGGTACAGAATGTTGCGGTAGGTGATCGTGTGGCAATCGAAACTTCAACATTCAATCCATTTTCCGATGCTGCCCTGAATGGAAGACCGGATCTTTGTACAGACTGTACGGATTATATGAAACGTAAAAAAGGAGATACCATGGGATTTGCAGAGAGAACGATTGTACCTGCAAATCTGGTTGTAAATATCCGAGATCTTTCTTTTGAGGAAGCGTGTATCCTGGAACCAATGGGAGTTGCAGCAGACCTTATCCTGACAGCAGATATTCATCTGAATGATGATGTTCTTCTTCTGGGTGCAGGTCCGATCGGACTTATGGCAATGCAGATGGCCAAGAAGAGTGGTGCACGCCATATATATGTAGCACAGCATTCCGGAAGTAAAGCGCGTGTAGATCTGGCCTGCAAATTTGGTGCTGATGATGTGATCTTTACAGATAAAGAAAATCTTGAAAAATATCCATTCCCACGAGGTGGCGTGGATAAAGTTCTTGTAACTTCACCGCCGAGTACGATTGACCTTGCAACAAGAGTTACCAACCCGGGAGGCAAAGTTGCATTTCTTGGAATCGGATATGGCGACAGGGCAAAGGCAACGTTTGATTCAAATATTGTACATCTCAGAAAAATTTCCATTATCGGATCCAATGCGATCCCGGCATTGTATTTCCCAAGATGTATCAATCTTCTGGAAGCAGGTATGGTCGATGTGAAATCACTGATCTCGCATCGATTCAAACTGGAGGATCTTCCAACAGCAATGGCTCAGTATCTTGCGGAGAAAGATAAAGCGGTTAAAGCGATTATGGTGAACGAATAG
- a CDS encoding ABC transporter permease — protein sequence MKKKSGFSKILGAKGAGTVVTAFIGLIIIYIAFGILNPKVFSLLNIQNLLRSMSKYLLIGIGQSFVMITGNIDLSIGSVVGMSAMISATMMTKGMNPVVAILVTIILALVVGVVNGYLVGKFKLPPFIATLGTMFVARGIAYIVNNNRNTDNIASGIGKEAGDRFQNIFYYGKTAGIFNTFWIALIVFLIFWFFLARTRSGRHIYAIGSNVDAARLSGVDVVKTTTKAYMVSGFCSAVVGFVLCAQAGMGNMDAGNMYEMYGVAAGVIGGVSPLGGSGILLGTFAGAGVWQTLENGLNLIHAQVGFQRIIIGVIVVGAVLLDVVVRSGNFKKKKK from the coding sequence ATGAAGAAAAAAAGTGGCTTTTCAAAAATTTTGGGGGCGAAGGGTGCCGGCACGGTAGTAACCGCCTTCATAGGATTAATTATTATTTATATAGCATTTGGTATTCTGAACCCGAAGGTGTTTTCACTTCTTAATATCCAGAACCTTCTTCGTTCAATGTCAAAATATCTGCTGATCGGTATCGGACAGAGTTTTGTAATGATCACAGGTAATATTGACCTGTCGATCGGTTCTGTTGTTGGTATGAGTGCTATGATCTCAGCAACCATGATGACAAAGGGAATGAACCCGGTTGTTGCAATTCTCGTAACAATTATTCTGGCACTGGTAGTAGGTGTTGTGAACGGATATCTGGTTGGTAAATTTAAACTTCCGCCATTTATCGCAACACTGGGAACCATGTTTGTAGCTCGTGGTATTGCTTACATCGTAAATAATAACAGAAATACTGACAACATCGCATCCGGAATCGGTAAAGAGGCCGGAGACAGATTCCAGAATATTTTCTATTATGGAAAAACAGCAGGAATCTTTAATACATTCTGGATTGCACTTATTGTTTTCCTTATTTTCTGGTTTTTCCTTGCAAGAACCAGATCCGGACGTCACATTTATGCAATCGGTTCTAACGTAGATGCAGCAAGACTTTCTGGTGTAGATGTAGTTAAGACAACAACAAAAGCTTACATGGTAAGTGGTTTCTGTTCCGCAGTCGTTGGATTTGTTCTTTGTGCACAGGCTGGTATGGGTAACATGGATGCAGGTAATATGTACGAAATGTACGGTGTTGCAGCAGGTGTTATCGGTGGTGTATCACCACTTGGCGGATCCGGTATCCTTCTTGGAACATTCGCAGGTGCAGGTGTATGGCAGACACTTGAAAATGGTCTGAACCTTATTCATGCACAGGTTGGCTTCCAGCGTATCATCATCGGTGTGATCGTTGTTGGTGCAGTTCTTCTTGATGTAGTTGTCCGCAGCGGTAACTTCAAAAAGAAAAAGAAATAA
- a CDS encoding RNA-guided endonuclease TnpB family protein: MRKINRAVKIRIYPNAEQRVQIEKTIGCSRFIYNCMLADKIEHYKKEKKMLRNTPASYKKEYPWLKEVDSLALANVQMHLESAFRKFFREPSVGFPRFKSKKSARKSYTTNVVNGNIFLEGKYLKLPKMAAVRIKLHRPISEKWKLKSVTVRREPSGKYFASLLFYCENQTAEKGPAEKFIGIDFAMQGMCVFSTNERAKYPMFYRHAEKKLAREQRKLSRCQKGSQNYKKQKKRVALCHEKIRNQRKDFQHKLSTSLAESYDAVCVEDLNLKGMAGGFHFGKGVHDNGYGLFLSMLEYKLEERGKYLIKVDCYFASSKICSVCGKKKEELSLSDRIYCCECGNRMDRDVNAAVNIMNEGKRIFAECA, encoded by the coding sequence GTGAGGAAAATAAATCGGGCAGTAAAAATACGAATCTATCCAAATGCAGAACAACGTGTGCAAATAGAAAAAACAATCGGCTGCAGCCGGTTTATCTATAACTGTATGCTTGCGGATAAAATAGAACATTATAAAAAAGAAAAGAAGATGTTAAGGAACACACCAGCCAGTTACAAGAAAGAATATCCCTGGCTGAAAGAGGTGGATTCATTGGCATTAGCAAATGTACAGATGCATCTGGAAAGTGCATTTCGTAAGTTTTTCCGCGAACCATCGGTAGGATTTCCACGTTTCAAATCAAAGAAGTCAGCAAGAAAATCTTATACAACAAACGTAGTGAACGGAAATATCTTTCTGGAAGGAAAATATTTGAAACTGCCTAAGATGGCAGCTGTCAGAATAAAGCTTCACCGTCCAATATCAGAAAAATGGAAACTGAAATCTGTGACAGTCAGAAGGGAGCCCTCCGGAAAATATTTTGCCAGTCTTTTATTTTACTGTGAAAACCAAACAGCAGAAAAAGGACCAGCAGAAAAATTTATCGGGATTGATTTTGCCATGCAGGGGATGTGTGTGTTTTCTACTAATGAAAGAGCCAAATACCCGATGTTCTATCGGCACGCAGAGAAAAAGCTTGCACGGGAACAGAGAAAGCTGTCCAGATGTCAGAAAGGCAGTCAGAATTATAAAAAACAGAAGAAACGAGTTGCATTGTGCCATGAAAAGATCCGAAATCAGAGAAAAGATTTTCAGCATAAACTCAGTACCAGTCTTGCCGAGAGCTACGATGCAGTATGCGTGGAAGACCTGAATCTGAAAGGGATGGCAGGAGGATTTCATTTTGGAAAAGGCGTGCATGATAATGGATATGGCCTGTTTCTGTCTATGCTGGAATATAAACTGGAGGAACGAGGAAAATATCTGATAAAAGTAGATTGTTATTTTGCATCCAGTAAGATTTGCAGTGTATGCGGAAAGAAAAAAGAAGAATTGTCTTTATCTGATAGGATTTATTGTTGTGAATGTGGAAACAGAATGGATCGAGATGTAAATGCAGCAGTTAACATCATGAATGAAGGAAAAAGAATTTTTGCAGAATGTGCATGA
- a CDS encoding ABC transporter substrate-binding protein has product MKKKILAAVCCASMIGCLAATPVLADETVKADGDYKIALITMDSVDQHWVSLKEGAEEEAKADGVTVDFMAPDVKDDAKQIECINNAVAGGYDAILVAANSEDAVSGALQEAVDAGIKIVYVDSPANVEAEATFSTDNKAAGKTAGEEMIKALEDKGIKDGSIGIVNINTSTNSTIQREEGFREALEGTDYELLETQYCEGDAAKAQTIAENYITEGVVGIFGANEGAATGTGNAIKASGSDEIVGVGFDKSDTLKGLIEDGYLVCTMAQNPDQMGKLGVQACIKALNGEDLGGEVTDTGVSVLTKEALAEDGAEETEEAADTEEADDAEETEEAAE; this is encoded by the coding sequence ATGAAGAAAAAAATTTTAGCAGCAGTATGTTGTGCATCTATGATCGGATGCCTCGCAGCAACACCAGTATTAGCAGATGAGACAGTTAAGGCTGACGGAGATTACAAAATTGCACTTATCACAATGGACTCTGTAGACCAGCATTGGGTATCTCTGAAAGAGGGTGCAGAGGAAGAAGCAAAAGCTGATGGTGTTACCGTTGACTTCATGGCACCGGACGTAAAAGACGATGCAAAACAGATCGAATGTATCAACAATGCAGTAGCTGGTGGATATGATGCTATCCTTGTAGCAGCTAATAGTGAAGATGCAGTTTCCGGTGCTCTTCAGGAAGCAGTTGATGCAGGAATCAAGATTGTTTATGTTGATTCTCCTGCAAACGTAGAAGCAGAAGCTACATTCTCCACAGATAACAAAGCTGCTGGTAAAACAGCTGGTGAAGAAATGATCAAAGCTCTGGAAGACAAAGGAATTAAAGATGGAAGCATCGGTATCGTAAATATTAATACTTCCACAAATTCTACTATCCAGCGTGAAGAAGGATTCAGAGAAGCTCTTGAAGGAACAGATTATGAACTTCTTGAAACACAGTACTGTGAAGGTGATGCTGCAAAAGCTCAGACAATAGCTGAGAACTATATCACAGAAGGTGTTGTAGGTATCTTTGGTGCAAACGAAGGTGCTGCTACTGGTACTGGTAATGCAATCAAAGCATCCGGAAGCGACGAAATTGTCGGTGTTGGTTTTGATAAATCTGATACACTGAAAGGTCTTATCGAAGATGGATATCTTGTATGCACAATGGCTCAGAACCCGGATCAGATGGGTAAACTTGGTGTTCAGGCTTGCATCAAAGCTCTCAATGGCGAAGATCTTGGCGGCGAAGTAACAGATACAGGTGTATCCGTACTTACAAAAGAAGCTCTTGCAGAAGACGGTGCTGAAGAAACAGAAGAAGCAGCTGACACAGAAGAAGCTGATGATGCTGAAGAAACAGAAGAAGCAGCTGAATAA
- a CDS encoding D-lyxose/D-mannose family sugar isomerase translates to MKRSEINKALKELEKMIADHQYYLPKFANFTPEEWKTKGHEFDEIRDNMLGWDITDYGMGDFDKYGFSLFTIRNGNIKMKDKYKKPYAEKFLYLKEGQYALNHFHWYKMEDIINRGGGNILIRVYNSLPDEEIDKEGDVTVHIDGEVQVVPAGTQVKLEPGMSITIMQGMYHDFEVEPGTGPVLIGEVSQCNDDNIDNRFNPPAGRFPEIEEDEPPYRLLCNEYPEASEK, encoded by the coding sequence ATGAAAAGATCAGAAATTAACAAAGCTTTAAAAGAACTGGAAAAAATGATTGCAGATCATCAGTATTATCTTCCGAAATTTGCAAATTTCACACCGGAAGAATGGAAAACAAAAGGCCATGAATTTGATGAGATCCGTGATAACATGCTTGGATGGGATATTACCGACTATGGCATGGGAGATTTTGATAAATATGGATTTTCCCTGTTTACTATTCGTAACGGAAATATTAAAATGAAAGATAAATATAAGAAACCGTATGCAGAGAAATTCCTTTATCTGAAAGAAGGACAGTATGCGCTGAATCATTTCCACTGGTATAAGATGGAAGACATCATCAACAGAGGCGGCGGAAATATTCTGATCCGTGTATATAATTCCCTTCCGGATGAAGAAATCGATAAAGAAGGCGATGTTACCGTACATATCGATGGAGAAGTTCAGGTCGTTCCGGCTGGTACACAGGTAAAACTGGAACCAGGTATGAGCATTACGATCATGCAGGGAATGTATCATGACTTTGAAGTAGAACCAGGAACAGGCCCTGTACTGATTGGTGAAGTAAGCCAGTGTAATGACGACAATATTGATAACCGCTTTAATCCACCAGCAGGAAGATTTCCTGAGATCGAAGAGGATGAGCCACCATATCGTCTGCTCTGCAACGAATATCCGGAAGCTTCAGAAAAATAA
- a CDS encoding aldose 1-epimerase family protein, giving the protein MNYTISNEKLTLVVSSRGGEFQSVKDAEGQEYLWQGDAATWTDRGPNLFPYIGRMTEKSYKYQDTVYHMDIHGFLPYDEMELVEQKADSLTLRLVSSPETRKQYPFEFTLDITWKLEGEKITITYQVKNTDDKKMYFGIGGHPGFQIPIEKNLKFEDYRIDFGEDPKPRRILFSEDCFVLEEDEAFALEEGRYLNLEHNLFDDDAIVLKEMPREVTLESAKGSKKITVAFPDMDYLGIWHWPHVEVDYVCIEPWSSLPSRKNVVEDLEKQADLLSLESGQEYTNTWSITIKEK; this is encoded by the coding sequence ATGAACTATACGATCAGCAATGAGAAACTTACACTGGTGGTTTCTTCCAGGGGGGGAGAATTTCAGTCTGTCAAAGATGCAGAAGGACAGGAATACTTGTGGCAGGGAGATGCTGCAACATGGACAGACAGAGGACCGAATCTATTTCCCTATATCGGTCGAATGACAGAAAAAAGCTATAAATACCAGGATACCGTTTATCATATGGATATTCACGGATTTCTTCCGTATGATGAGATGGAGCTTGTTGAGCAGAAAGCAGATTCCCTGACGCTGCGCCTTGTAAGCTCACCGGAAACAAGAAAACAGTATCCTTTTGAGTTTACACTTGATATCACATGGAAACTTGAAGGAGAAAAAATCACAATTACATATCAGGTAAAGAATACCGATGATAAGAAGATGTATTTCGGTATCGGCGGACATCCGGGATTCCAGATTCCGATTGAGAAGAATCTGAAATTTGAGGATTACAGGATTGATTTTGGCGAAGATCCCAAACCACGCAGGATTCTTTTTTCGGAGGACTGTTTCGTACTGGAGGAGGATGAGGCTTTTGCATTGGAAGAAGGCCGTTATCTGAATCTGGAGCATAATCTGTTCGATGATGATGCGATCGTGTTGAAAGAAATGCCGAGGGAAGTAACACTTGAAAGTGCAAAAGGCAGCAAAAAGATCACAGTCGCATTTCCGGATATGGATTATCTTGGAATCTGGCACTGGCCACATGTAGAAGTAGATTATGTCTGTATTGAGCCGTGGAGTTCGCTTCCTTCACGCAAAAATGTAGTTGAGGATCTGGAAAAACAGGCAGATCTGCTTTCGCTTGAAAGTGGACAGGAATATACCAATACATGGAGTATTACGATCAAAGAAAAATAA
- a CDS encoding ROK family transcriptional regulator, whose product MQVNMKKGNGKNSITSKQFNRGLIFQLIATGTCNTRIELSRRTGLAKTTVTNIVAEFMEKGIVKECEEELTEVCGRNPIILKVADQAPKIIGILVFRTNIQAVLCSLDMQIFRTETIEFGELTGDILIQNAFELIDRMMEEEKNILGIGIASIGPVDIRNGIILNPPRFYGVKHVPIKEAIQKKYNLPVYFDHDNNCAALAEKLFGIGKAEQDFLLLAVSNGIGSGFVCGGEVFHSHRGFETELGHVSINCKGLQCSCGNRGCLEMYASSYVVREKLKKITGLNLPYADYFKIHDRPEVEDILEEMIQDISAGLVSIINMLQPEMIVLGYDGIDWPEDYVKKLEILINDRKIAQDGWNIPVKKAYFGKQAQLVGAAALVVNSIFKGELQFFV is encoded by the coding sequence ATGCAGGTAAACATGAAAAAAGGAAATGGCAAGAACAGCATAACATCCAAACAGTTCAACAGAGGACTGATCTTTCAGTTGATCGCTACGGGAACCTGTAATACGAGAATTGAACTTTCGAGGAGGACTGGCCTTGCCAAAACCACAGTGACCAATATTGTGGCAGAGTTCATGGAGAAGGGAATTGTAAAGGAATGTGAGGAAGAGCTTACAGAAGTCTGCGGCAGGAATCCGATCATTCTCAAAGTTGCTGATCAGGCCCCGAAGATCATAGGAATTCTTGTTTTCCGAACAAATATCCAGGCTGTACTCTGCAGCCTGGACATGCAGATATTCCGCACAGAGACCATAGAATTTGGCGAGCTGACAGGGGATATTCTGATTCAGAATGCTTTTGAACTGATTGACCGGATGATGGAAGAGGAGAAAAATATTCTGGGAATTGGCATTGCTTCTATCGGGCCGGTAGATATCCGCAACGGAATTATTCTGAATCCACCGCGATTTTATGGAGTTAAGCATGTCCCGATCAAAGAAGCAATCCAGAAGAAATATAATCTTCCGGTTTATTTTGATCATGATAACAACTGTGCAGCACTGGCAGAAAAACTGTTTGGAATCGGCAAGGCGGAACAGGATTTCCTTCTTCTTGCTGTATCCAATGGTATTGGTTCCGGCTTTGTATGTGGAGGAGAGGTTTTTCACAGTCACAGAGGATTTGAAACAGAGCTTGGTCATGTCAGCATTAACTGTAAAGGACTGCAGTGTTCCTGCGGAAACAGAGGTTGTCTGGAAATGTATGCGAGCAGTTATGTGGTCAGAGAAAAACTGAAAAAAATAACCGGGCTGAATCTGCCTTATGCGGATTACTTTAAGATTCATGACAGACCGGAAGTTGAGGATATTCTGGAAGAAATGATTCAGGATATCAGTGCAGGACTGGTAAGCATTATCAATATGCTCCAGCCGGAGATGATCGTACTTGGATATGATGGAATAGATTGGCCGGAGGATTACGTAAAGAAACTGGAGATACTGATCAATGACCGTAAGATCGCACAGGATGGATGGAATATTCCGGTCAAGAAGGCTTATTTCGGCAAGCAGGCACAGCTGGTCGGTGCGGCAGCATTGGTAGTAAACAGTATTTTCAAAGGGGAATTACAGTTTTTTGTGTAA
- a CDS encoding response regulator translates to MVKLVVADDEERVCRLIVALGNWEELGIKVVGTAANGIQALELIRKEKTDILITDIRMPGLNGLELIEKVREISPDIKIMIISGYANFEYAQNALKQGVSDYLLKPINKDALNESLAKMVHQIETERRTDMAFQDIQNERREELIKLRNMLLHDLCHDRSLGLSEDILREKYYLNVQPGLYQVLAIKQDAEGNDSKEDTIELIWHKMEEILQREITKECYDFVTAIEGEYLYGLMNYPARNSEKIRKIVRSCFNQMLARNDYLGKTQLSLGLGSSVKEAENIKGSFVIANRSLAERLLEGNSKMLEADASNGVLYEKKLVDKFTRNLGSALQTLDVEEIRNTINVIYNETMETPGVHGWEILEMIRQCGSIFIMRLDVPDKAELQKEFDNKCDNCVTVNALFTCLLDFMLTKVNQMIALREEDSVRPVRLAKQYIHNHYQEQITLEEVSDYVGLTPAYFSVMFKKETEIGFAKYLINERIEGAKDLLRESTLSVADICRKVGYNDPKHFTRLFEKNVGVKPAVYRKLYG, encoded by the coding sequence ATGGTCAAACTCGTAGTAGCAGATGACGAAGAACGTGTATGCAGACTGATCGTGGCACTTGGCAATTGGGAAGAACTTGGAATTAAGGTGGTTGGTACTGCTGCAAATGGAATCCAGGCACTGGAACTTATTCGTAAAGAAAAAACAGATATTTTAATCACAGATATCAGAATGCCGGGCCTAAACGGACTGGAACTGATCGAGAAAGTTCGGGAAATATCACCGGATATAAAAATTATGATCATCAGTGGTTATGCGAATTTTGAGTATGCCCAGAATGCACTGAAACAGGGAGTGAGTGACTATCTCCTGAAGCCGATCAACAAAGATGCACTCAATGAATCACTGGCCAAAATGGTACATCAGATAGAAACTGAGAGAAGAACAGATATGGCGTTTCAGGATATCCAGAATGAACGGCGGGAAGAACTTATCAAGCTCAGAAATATGCTCCTTCATGATCTGTGTCATGACAGATCTCTTGGACTGTCGGAAGATATTCTGCGAGAGAAATATTATCTGAATGTACAGCCGGGGCTGTATCAGGTCCTTGCGATCAAGCAGGATGCTGAAGGAAACGACAGCAAAGAGGATACCATAGAACTGATCTGGCATAAGATGGAAGAAATCCTGCAAAGAGAGATCACCAAAGAATGCTATGATTTTGTAACGGCTATTGAAGGGGAATATCTCTACGGACTTATGAATTATCCTGCCAGAAACAGTGAGAAAATCCGTAAGATAGTGCGCAGCTGCTTTAATCAGATGCTTGCAAGAAACGATTATCTTGGAAAAACACAGCTTTCACTGGGCCTTGGTTCCTCTGTTAAAGAGGCAGAGAACATTAAGGGTTCTTTTGTGATTGCAAATCGTTCACTTGCTGAACGATTACTTGAGGGAAACAGCAAGATGCTGGAGGCGGATGCTTCCAATGGTGTTCTCTATGAGAAAAAACTGGTGGATAAATTCACCAGAAATCTGGGAAGTGCGCTCCAGACACTGGATGTAGAAGAAATCAGAAATACGATAAATGTTATATATAATGAAACAATGGAAACACCGGGGGTTCATGGCTGGGAGATCCTTGAAATGATAAGGCAGTGTGGAAGCATTTTTATCATGCGGCTTGATGTACCGGATAAGGCGGAACTTCAGAAGGAATTTGATAACAAATGTGATAATTGTGTAACTGTAAATGCATTGTTTACCTGTCTGCTTGATTTCATGCTCACCAAAGTAAACCAGATGATCGCACTTCGTGAAGAGGATTCTGTGAGACCGGTACGACTGGCGAAGCAGTATATCCACAATCATTATCAGGAGCAGATCACCCTGGAAGAAGTCAGTGATTATGTAGGACTGACTCCGGCATATTTCAGCGTGATGTTTAAGAAGGAAACAGAGATTGGATTTGCCAAATATCTGATCAACGAAAGGATTGAAGGTGCAAAGGATCTTTTGCGAGAATCTACATTGTCGGTTGCAGACATATGCAGAAAGGTTGGCTATAATGATCCGAAGCATTTTACGAGGCTTTTTGAAAAAAATGTCGGTGTGAAGCCCGCGGTATACAGGAAACTGTATGGATGA
- a CDS encoding sugar ABC transporter ATP-binding protein, translating into MGDVIVSMEHITKEFPGVKALDDVKFNLRAGEVMALLGENGAGKSTLMKILSGVYSLDQGSLKIFGKDYESLTPSSAREAGVAIIHQELNMCKDLTVAQNMFLGREERKGFVLNNSNMEDIARKYLGELGVDISPDEIVGELPVSKQQMIEIAKALSINAKILIMDEPTSALTSREIDELFNIIRKLKSQGCGIVYISHRLEELAHITDRVTIMRDGHYITEGNFTDFTMDEIIANMVGREIKEKFPHVECEKGKKVFEVKNLNAGRLVRDINFSLYEGEIVGFAGLMGAGRTETTRAIFGVDPKESGTLILDGKEITINNPMDAIKAGVVLAPEDRKKDGLCTKLSIRHNIALPNLDLICGKGGVINTKVEEELCDKAVADLTIKTPNLDVDAGTLSGGNQQKVVVGKWLARNSRVVIFDEPTRGIDVGAKVEIYQLMNQLKKQGIAVMFVSSEMPEVMGVADRIIVMCDGRITGEVMAKETTQNDILKYATSFENKLGSQSQNNKEE; encoded by the coding sequence ATGGGAGATGTAATTGTTTCCATGGAACACATTACGAAAGAGTTTCCGGGTGTTAAGGCACTTGATGATGTTAAATTTAATCTTCGTGCCGGTGAGGTTATGGCACTGTTAGGTGAAAACGGTGCAGGTAAATCAACACTGATGAAAATTTTGAGTGGTGTATATTCTCTGGATCAGGGAAGTTTGAAGATATTTGGTAAAGATTATGAATCACTTACACCGAGCTCGGCGCGAGAGGCCGGAGTTGCGATTATCCATCAGGAACTGAATATGTGTAAGGATCTTACAGTAGCACAGAATATGTTCCTTGGACGAGAAGAACGTAAGGGCTTCGTGTTAAATAACTCCAATATGGAAGATATCGCAAGAAAATATCTTGGAGAACTTGGAGTAGATATCAGTCCGGATGAGATCGTTGGAGAACTTCCGGTTTCCAAACAGCAGATGATTGAGATTGCAAAAGCACTTTCAATCAATGCAAAAATCCTGATCATGGATGAGCCTACATCGGCACTTACATCCCGTGAGATCGATGAACTGTTTAATATTATCCGTAAGCTGAAAAGCCAGGGATGCGGAATCGTATATATTTCACATCGTCTGGAAGAGCTTGCACATATTACAGACAGAGTTACGATCATGCGAGATGGTCACTACATAACAGAAGGTAATTTCACAGACTTTACAATGGATGAGATCATTGCCAACATGGTTGGCCGTGAGATCAAAGAGAAATTCCCTCATGTTGAGTGCGAGAAAGGCAAGAAAGTATTCGAGGTCAAGAACCTGAACGCAGGACGCCTGGTAAGAGATATCAATTTCTCGCTGTATGAAGGTGAGATCGTTGGATTTGCCGGACTTATGGGTGCCGGACGTACAGAAACAACAAGAGCTATCTTCGGTGTTGATCCGAAAGAATCAGGAACACTGATCCTGGATGGTAAAGAAATTACGATCAACAATCCGATGGATGCTATCAAAGCAGGTGTTGTACTTGCTCCGGAAGACAGAAAGAAAGACGGATTATGTACAAAACTCAGTATCCGTCATAATATTGCACTTCCAAACCTTGATCTTATCTGTGGAAAAGGCGGAGTGATCAATACAAAAGTTGAAGAAGAACTCTGTGACAAGGCTGTAGCAGACCTCACGATCAAAACTCCGAATCTGGATGTTGATGCCGGAACGTTATCCGGTGGTAATCAGCAGAAGGTCGTTGTTGGTAAATGGCTGGCGAGAAATTCAAGAGTTGTAATTTTTGATGAGCCTACAAGAGGTATTGATGTAGGTGCCAAGGTTGAGATTTATCAGCTGATGAATCAGCTGAAAAAGCAGGGAATCGCTGTTATGTTTGTTTCCTCCGAGATGCCGGAGGTTATGGGTGTGGCAGACCGGATCATCGTTATGTGTGACGGACGTATTACCGGTGAGGTAATGGCAAAAGAAACCACACAGAATGACATTCTGAAATATGCAACATCCTTTGAGAATAAACTTGGATCTCAAAGCCAGAACAACAAGGAGGAATAA